Proteins from a genomic interval of Piscinibacter sp. HJYY11:
- the lexA gene encoding transcriptional repressor LexA codes for MEAPKLTERQQQILDLVQSAIERTGAPPTRAEIASELGFRSANAAEEHLQALARKGVIELVGGTSRGIRLKSDTLRALNEIRGKQFSLPLPSLSQLTLPLVGRVAAGSPILAQEHIDQTYLMEASMFPRRPDYLLKVRGMSMRDAGIMDGDLLAVQKAKDAKNGQIVVARLGEDVTVKRFRRTRTSIELLPENPDFKPIVIPFGDVDFELEGIAVGLIRNNMMM; via the coding sequence ATGGAAGCGCCCAAGCTCACTGAACGCCAACAGCAGATCCTCGATCTCGTGCAAAGCGCCATCGAGCGCACCGGCGCCCCGCCCACCCGCGCCGAGATCGCGAGCGAGCTGGGCTTCCGTTCCGCCAACGCCGCCGAAGAGCACCTGCAGGCCCTGGCCCGCAAGGGCGTCATCGAGCTCGTGGGCGGCACGTCGCGCGGCATCCGGCTGAAGTCTGACACGTTGCGCGCCCTGAACGAGATCCGCGGCAAGCAGTTCAGCCTACCCCTGCCCAGCCTGTCGCAGCTCACGCTGCCGCTGGTGGGCCGCGTGGCCGCCGGCAGCCCCATCCTCGCGCAGGAGCACATCGACCAGACCTACCTGATGGAAGCGAGCATGTTCCCGCGCCGCCCCGACTACCTGCTCAAGGTGCGCGGCATGAGCATGCGAGACGCCGGCATCATGGACGGCGACCTGCTCGCCGTGCAGAAGGCCAAAGACGCCAAGAACGGCCAGATCGTCGTCGCCCGCCTCGGCGAAGACGTGACCGTCAAGCGCTTCCGCCGCACACGCACCAGCATCGAGCTGCTGCCCGAAAACCCCGACTTCAAGCCCATCGTCATCCCCTTCGGTGACGTCGACTTCGAACTCGAAGGCATCGCCGTCGGCTTGATTCGCAACAACATGATGATGTGA
- a CDS encoding MarR family winged helix-turn-helix transcriptional regulator — protein MNTAPRRHDAKADWLQLDQQLCFALYSTSLAMTKLYKPLLAPLGLTYPQYLAFLVLWERDGLTVGELGERLFLDSGTLTPLLKRMEASGWLTRKRAADDERRVVVHLTPEGRALRQKAKRVPVQLGQAMQCDVQEIEGLTQRLQQLRANLLDATAGDAAGAH, from the coding sequence ATGAACACCGCTCCACGCCGCCACGATGCCAAGGCCGATTGGCTACAGCTCGACCAGCAGCTGTGCTTTGCGCTGTATTCCACGTCGCTTGCGATGACCAAGCTGTACAAGCCGCTCCTGGCACCGCTGGGCCTGACCTACCCGCAGTACCTGGCCTTCCTCGTGCTGTGGGAACGCGACGGGCTCACCGTCGGCGAACTGGGCGAGCGCCTCTTCCTCGACTCGGGCACGCTCACGCCCCTGCTCAAGCGTATGGAAGCGTCGGGCTGGCTCACGCGCAAGCGGGCTGCCGATGACGAGCGCCGCGTCGTGGTCCACCTCACACCGGAAGGCCGCGCCCTCCGGCAAAAGGCCAAGCGCGTGCCCGTGCAGCTCGGTCAGGCCATGCAGTGCGACGTGCAGGAGATCGAAGGCCTCACGCAACGCCTGCAACAACTGCGCGCCAATCTCCTCGACGCCACTGCGGGTGATGCCGCAGGGGCACATTGA
- a CDS encoding organic hydroperoxide resistance protein encodes MALEKVLYTAHATSTGGRTGTAESSDGALKVNLSTPKELGGAGGPGTNPEQLFAAGYSACFIGAMKAVSAAQKIKLPDDVSIKADVGIGPIPGGFGIQVAMAITVPGFEKAQAEALVAAAHKVCPYSNATRGNIDVTLTVV; translated from the coding sequence ATGGCCCTCGAAAAAGTCCTCTACACCGCCCACGCCACCTCCACCGGGGGCCGCACCGGCACCGCCGAGTCGTCTGACGGCGCCCTCAAGGTCAACCTGAGCACCCCCAAGGAGCTGGGCGGCGCCGGCGGCCCGGGCACCAACCCCGAGCAGCTCTTCGCTGCCGGCTACTCGGCCTGCTTCATCGGCGCGATGAAGGCCGTCTCGGCCGCGCAGAAGATCAAGCTGCCGGACGACGTGTCGATCAAGGCCGACGTGGGCATCGGCCCCATCCCCGGCGGCTTCGGCATCCAGGTCGCGATGGCGATCACCGTGCCGGGTTTCGAGAAGGCCCAGGCTGAAGCGCTGGTCGCGGCAGCCCACAAGGTGTGCCCCTATTCGAACGCGACCCGCGGCAACATCGACGTGACCCTGACCGTGGTCTAA
- a CDS encoding hybrid sensor histidine kinase/response regulator, with protein sequence MDERSALDHHRVHLIARQRWRVIVPVLIADLFQAYLAYSIGYGAVAVVWYLACIAVHAARTTHVTSALKIAGQEPGRALRRLTISIGVVGLLKAAILPVFFLHGVTPETYLACVIAAGVAAGGVSSVGGTVTGYAAWAAPQALALSVGWAIQGGLGPLIGALWIMLYVILLTLVRDHRTAMLDLVREVAQREQLAQSLEAERDRANAAAAAKTRFFAAASHDLRQPLHALAINATTLEIVAGQLGDPRVVAVSNGIGSALEQSRSLLDSLLDISKLDAGAISVREFPCDLAALLRQLASPYQVEAQRIGLRFDVDVQPPPEGGWWVLVDPELMSRLVSNLLSNAMKFTNAGFVALRLAWEPVAQRVSISVSDSGPGIPPEQHQQVFEEFFQAGNPGRDRSKGLGLGLSIVSRIAGLMGASVELQSAVSIGSTFTVSFPFKSSQPEAVEVASAAPAKLHRGTVLVVDDESQIRDALATMLATSGWKVLAASDEPEAMLAVSGADARPDAVLMDYRLGDQNGVVIAARLFERFGQMPTLILTGETSTSVLLRIREAGLSILHKPALGRDVLVALDEMLASQQPAR encoded by the coding sequence TTGGATGAACGCAGCGCCCTCGACCACCACCGGGTGCACCTGATCGCCCGGCAGCGGTGGCGTGTCATCGTTCCCGTGCTGATCGCCGATCTGTTTCAGGCCTATCTGGCCTACTCGATCGGCTATGGCGCAGTTGCCGTCGTGTGGTACCTCGCCTGCATCGCGGTCCACGCCGCGAGGACGACGCATGTCACGAGCGCCCTGAAGATCGCTGGGCAAGAGCCAGGGCGTGCCTTGCGCCGGTTGACGATCAGCATCGGGGTGGTCGGCCTGCTCAAGGCGGCCATCTTGCCGGTGTTCTTCCTTCATGGCGTGACGCCTGAAACCTACCTTGCCTGCGTGATCGCGGCAGGCGTGGCGGCGGGAGGTGTCTCGTCGGTCGGCGGCACGGTCACGGGCTACGCGGCCTGGGCAGCGCCTCAGGCACTGGCGCTTTCCGTGGGCTGGGCGATACAGGGTGGCCTCGGGCCGCTCATTGGGGCCCTGTGGATCATGCTGTACGTCATCCTGCTGACGCTGGTACGGGACCACCGGACCGCCATGCTCGATCTGGTACGGGAAGTGGCCCAGCGGGAGCAGCTGGCGCAGAGCCTGGAAGCCGAGCGCGATCGTGCCAACGCTGCTGCCGCAGCGAAGACACGTTTCTTCGCCGCGGCGAGCCACGATCTGCGACAGCCGTTGCACGCGCTGGCCATCAATGCCACCACCCTCGAAATCGTTGCAGGGCAGCTGGGCGACCCGCGCGTCGTGGCGGTCAGCAATGGCATTGGGTCGGCTCTGGAGCAGAGCCGGTCGCTGCTCGATTCATTGCTCGACATCTCCAAGCTCGATGCTGGTGCCATCAGCGTGCGCGAGTTTCCGTGTGACCTGGCCGCGCTGCTGAGGCAGCTTGCGTCGCCATATCAGGTCGAAGCCCAACGCATCGGGCTGCGCTTCGACGTGGATGTCCAGCCGCCGCCCGAAGGTGGCTGGTGGGTGCTGGTCGACCCGGAACTGATGAGCCGGCTGGTGTCGAACCTGCTGTCCAACGCCATGAAGTTCACGAACGCTGGGTTTGTTGCCTTGCGCCTGGCATGGGAGCCGGTTGCGCAGCGGGTCTCGATCTCGGTGTCGGATTCGGGACCAGGTATTCCGCCCGAACAGCATCAGCAGGTGTTCGAAGAGTTCTTCCAGGCCGGGAATCCGGGTCGGGACCGGTCAAAGGGGCTGGGTCTTGGGCTGTCCATCGTGAGCCGCATTGCCGGGCTGATGGGTGCCAGCGTGGAGTTGCAGTCGGCCGTCAGCATCGGCTCGACCTTCACGGTGAGCTTTCCCTTCAAGTCGTCGCAGCCGGAAGCGGTCGAGGTGGCGAGTGCCGCGCCTGCGAAGCTGCACCGCGGCACGGTGCTCGTCGTCGACGACGAGAGCCAGATCCGCGATGCCCTGGCCACCATGCTCGCCACATCGGGGTGGAAGGTCCTGGCTGCCAGCGACGAGCCCGAGGCGATGCTGGCCGTCAGCGGTGCCGATGCGCGGCCCGATGCCGTGCTCATGGACTATCGGTTGGGCGACCAGAACGGCGTGGTGATCGCTGCGCGATTGTTCGAGCGCTTCGGCCAGATGCCGACCTTGATTCTGACCGGTGAGACGTCCACGAGCGTCTTGCTGCGCATCCGGGAGGCAGGCCTGTCCATCCTCCACAAGCCGGCTCTTGGGCGTGATGTGCTTGTGGCGCTTGACGAGATGCTCGCCTCGCAGCAGCCCGCGCGTTGA
- a CDS encoding helix-hairpin-helix domain-containing protein, with protein MASIKSPKAKTAQECERLEQLPNIGPSLAEDLRLIGIAHPRELRGKDAFVLYQKLCAVTGHRHDPCVLDTFMAATDFMGGAEPAPWWNYTAQRKALFGQV; from the coding sequence ATGGCCTCCATCAAATCACCGAAAGCCAAGACCGCCCAGGAGTGCGAGCGGCTGGAGCAGCTGCCCAACATTGGGCCTTCGCTTGCCGAAGACCTGCGGCTGATCGGCATCGCCCACCCGCGGGAGCTGCGCGGCAAAGACGCTTTCGTGCTCTACCAGAAGCTTTGCGCGGTGACGGGGCATCGACACGACCCCTGCGTGCTCGACACCTTCATGGCGGCCACCGACTTCATGGGTGGGGCGGAGCCGGCGCCTTGGTGGAACTACACGGCGCAGCGGAAGGCATTGTTCGGGCAGGTCTAG
- a CDS encoding asparaginase, protein MQNTSRTIVVLGTGGTIAGTAADAADNVGYTAAQLGVEALVKAVPALAGLPLECEQVAQADSKDMGFAIWRALAQRTAHHLGRDDVAGVVVTHGTDTLEETAYFLQRVLAPTKPVVMTAAMRPATSLQADGPQNLLDAVTVAGVPGARGVVVMLSGTVHAATDVRKAHTYRVDAFSSGDAGPLGVVEEGAVTAWRAWPQGEALGLQWLPMEADAWPQVEIVTSHAGASGALVRAACEIGVQGLVVAATGNGTVHAALEEALLEAQDQGVTVWRSSRCGNGRVLKRADDVLPSAGELTPAQARVELILQLLSPAG, encoded by the coding sequence ATGCAAAACACTTCCAGAACAATCGTGGTGCTGGGCACCGGCGGCACCATCGCCGGCACGGCGGCCGATGCGGCTGACAACGTCGGCTACACCGCGGCGCAGCTGGGCGTCGAGGCGCTGGTCAAGGCGGTGCCCGCGTTGGCTGGCCTGCCGCTCGAATGTGAGCAGGTGGCGCAGGCCGACAGCAAGGACATGGGGTTTGCCATCTGGCGCGCGCTCGCGCAGCGCACGGCCCATCACCTTGGGCGTGACGACGTGGCCGGCGTCGTCGTGACCCACGGCACCGACACACTCGAAGAGACCGCCTATTTCCTGCAGCGCGTGCTGGCGCCGACGAAGCCGGTGGTGATGACCGCGGCGATGCGGCCCGCGACCTCGCTGCAGGCCGACGGCCCGCAGAACCTGCTCGATGCGGTGACCGTGGCCGGCGTGCCAGGTGCGCGAGGCGTGGTGGTGATGCTGTCCGGCACGGTGCACGCCGCGACCGATGTGCGCAAGGCCCACACCTACCGCGTGGACGCGTTCAGCTCAGGCGATGCCGGGCCGCTGGGCGTGGTGGAAGAGGGCGCCGTGACGGCGTGGCGCGCCTGGCCGCAAGGCGAGGCGCTTGGGCTGCAGTGGCTGCCGATGGAAGCGGATGCCTGGCCGCAGGTCGAGATCGTCACCAGCCATGCCGGGGCGAGCGGGGCGCTGGTGCGTGCCGCCTGCGAAATCGGTGTGCAGGGCCTGGTGGTCGCGGCCACCGGCAATGGCACGGTGCACGCGGCGCTGGAGGAGGCATTGCTCGAAGCCCAGGACCAGGGCGTGACCGTCTGGCGCAGCAGCCGCTGCGGCAACGGCCGGGTGCTGAAACGGGCCGACGACGTGCTGCCGTCGGCCGGTGAACTCACACCCGCGCAGGCACGGGTGGAGTTGATCCTTCAGTTGCTGTCGCCAGCGGGTTAG
- a CDS encoding serine hydrolase, which yields MTQTYTEAALAAARAAAAFNAEQLDADASDPQRLGWMTGAPPAPERRMAFADNSRNRFPQIRWSFSHQRHFLPTSPVWRGEGPVSALPRALEDFGALRFTPIAADKPMSWADGLKATWTDGVVVLHKGRIVDERYFGALQPHLPHLAMSVTKSFVATVAASLVAEGSLDETRRVDHFVPELAGSGFGDATVRQVLDMRTGIAYTEDYLDPESGAIRLGRAIGLSPRRPDDAASLTDYLRSIAKQGEHGQAFTYKTANTDVLAWVLMRVTGVTLSELLHTRLWAPLGMEQDAYFAIDAWGTEFAGGGLNLALRDMARFGEAMRCDGVFNGRQVVPASVVADIRRGGERGDCERAGFPILTGWSYRSMWWVSHNAHGAFMARGIHGQAIYVDPVAEVVIARFASHPGAGNMFNDPVSLPAYHAVAQALRA from the coding sequence ATGACGCAGACCTACACCGAAGCGGCCCTGGCGGCCGCCCGCGCCGCAGCCGCCTTCAATGCCGAACAGCTCGATGCTGATGCCAGCGATCCGCAACGGCTGGGCTGGATGACCGGCGCACCACCGGCGCCGGAACGCCGCATGGCCTTTGCCGACAACAGCCGCAATCGCTTCCCGCAGATCCGCTGGTCGTTCAGCCATCAGCGCCACTTCCTGCCGACGAGCCCCGTGTGGCGCGGCGAGGGCCCGGTGTCGGCGCTGCCGCGTGCGCTGGAGGACTTCGGTGCCTTGCGCTTCACCCCCATCGCAGCCGACAAGCCGATGAGCTGGGCGGACGGCCTGAAGGCCACCTGGACCGACGGCGTGGTGGTGCTGCACAAAGGCCGCATCGTCGACGAGCGCTACTTCGGCGCGCTGCAGCCGCATCTGCCGCACCTGGCGATGTCGGTCACTAAGTCCTTCGTCGCGACGGTGGCGGCATCGCTCGTGGCCGAGGGCAGCCTCGACGAAACCCGCCGTGTCGACCACTTCGTTCCCGAGCTTGCGGGCTCCGGATTCGGCGATGCCACCGTGCGCCAGGTGCTGGACATGCGCACCGGTATCGCCTACACCGAGGACTACCTCGACCCGGAGTCAGGCGCCATCCGCCTGGGCCGGGCCATCGGCCTGTCGCCTCGCAGGCCCGACGACGCGGCCTCGCTCACCGACTACCTGCGGTCCATCGCCAAGCAGGGCGAACACGGCCAGGCCTTCACCTACAAGACCGCCAACACCGACGTGCTGGCCTGGGTGCTGATGCGCGTGACGGGCGTGACGCTCTCGGAGCTGCTGCACACTCGCCTGTGGGCGCCGCTCGGCATGGAGCAGGACGCCTACTTCGCCATCGATGCCTGGGGCACCGAGTTCGCCGGCGGCGGCCTCAACCTCGCGCTGCGCGACATGGCGCGGTTCGGCGAGGCGATGCGCTGCGATGGCGTGTTCAACGGCCGCCAGGTGGTGCCGGCGAGCGTGGTGGCCGACATCCGCCGCGGTGGCGAGCGCGGCGATTGCGAGCGCGCCGGCTTCCCCATCCTCACCGGCTGGAGCTATCGCAGCATGTGGTGGGTGTCGCACAACGCGCACGGCGCCTTCATGGCGCGCGGCATCCACGGGCAGGCGATCTACGTGGACCCGGTGGCCGAGGTCGTCATCGCCCGTTTCGCCTCGCACCCGGGCGCGGGCAACATGTTCAACGACCCGGTGTCGCTGCCGGCGTACCACGCCGTCGCGCAGGCCCTGCGCGCCTAG
- a CDS encoding penicillin acylase family protein → MKWIRRGAWALLWLALIVAVALWIYSRRVLPTTQGTITLAGGPGGLRGELRIERDADGIPTIKAASHDDAFFGLGYVHAQDRLWQLETHKRIASGRLAEGFGESALETDKFLRTLGVRRAAAQQWEQVSAEGRAALSAYAAGINAYVQNELSARPPEFMLTGLQPEPWVPEDTIGWATMMAWDLGANWSGELLRLRLALQLPVDRIQELLPPYPGEKPLPTADYAALFRSLKLNANLGQAALSAAPVSGIEGVGSNNWVVAGSHTETGKPLLANDPHLKLTAPALWYFARLEAPGFKVAGATMPGLPMVVLGQNERVAWGFTNTGPDVQDLYIERVNPNEPAEYQTPEGWARFVSVTETIKVRGKPDVTITARSTRHGPVISDIGGATEGIVSSTRPAYVLAMRWTALDKDSGTLDAALAFNTARTVPEFIAAAGKHLAPMQNMVVADVDGRIGFVAAGRVPVRKPENDLKGLVPAPGWDARYDWAGVLEPTWTPRETDPPRGWIATANQRIHDASYPHFLTSEWAAPYRQQRIEQLLAAKPKHSLESLRQIQADVVSLGTQRLMPFLRKAQSQHALASAAQKELAGFDGTMAADKAAPLIAWAWARQLTNGIFRDEVGAAQFDRLIATRSFREGLEGALERNDAWWCDDKSTPAQESCQDQVDSAFTRALDELQALQGADVTKWQWGKAHQARSEHRPFSRVKLLAKYFELRTPVGGDTYTVNVSRVSQKPDATTGELYLDEHGPSFRALYDLGDPSKSRFMHSTGQSGIVFSPLYRSFVDRWRDVQGVPVWASEPAKHVLVLKPRAS, encoded by the coding sequence ATGAAATGGATACGTCGCGGCGCCTGGGCGCTGCTGTGGCTGGCGCTGATCGTGGCCGTGGCCTTGTGGATCTACAGCCGCCGTGTGCTGCCCACGACGCAGGGCACGATCACGCTGGCGGGCGGCCCCGGCGGGTTGCGCGGCGAACTGCGCATCGAGCGTGATGCCGACGGCATCCCCACCATCAAGGCGGCCTCGCATGACGATGCGTTCTTCGGTCTCGGCTACGTGCACGCGCAAGACCGGCTGTGGCAGCTCGAGACGCACAAGCGCATCGCCAGTGGCCGGCTGGCCGAAGGCTTCGGCGAATCGGCCCTCGAGACCGACAAGTTTCTCCGCACGCTCGGCGTGCGCCGTGCGGCCGCGCAGCAGTGGGAGCAGGTGAGTGCCGAAGGCCGCGCCGCGCTCAGTGCCTACGCCGCCGGCATCAACGCCTATGTGCAGAACGAGCTGAGCGCCCGCCCGCCGGAGTTCATGCTGACGGGCCTGCAGCCCGAGCCGTGGGTGCCCGAAGACACCATCGGCTGGGCCACGATGATGGCCTGGGACCTGGGCGCCAACTGGTCGGGCGAGCTGCTGCGCCTGCGCCTGGCGCTGCAGCTGCCGGTCGATCGCATCCAGGAGCTGCTGCCGCCATACCCCGGCGAGAAGCCGCTTCCGACGGCCGACTATGCCGCGCTCTTCCGCAGCCTGAAGCTCAACGCCAACCTCGGCCAGGCGGCGCTGAGCGCGGCGCCGGTCTCGGGCATCGAAGGCGTCGGGTCCAACAACTGGGTGGTGGCCGGCTCGCATACCGAGACGGGCAAGCCGCTGCTCGCCAACGACCCGCACCTCAAGCTCACGGCGCCGGCCCTGTGGTACTTCGCCCGCCTCGAAGCACCGGGCTTCAAGGTGGCCGGCGCGACCATGCCCGGCCTGCCCATGGTGGTGCTGGGCCAGAACGAGCGCGTCGCCTGGGGCTTCACCAACACCGGGCCCGACGTGCAGGACCTGTACATCGAGCGCGTGAACCCGAACGAGCCCGCCGAGTACCAGACGCCCGAGGGCTGGGCCCGATTCGTCAGCGTCACCGAGACCATCAAGGTGCGTGGCAAGCCGGATGTGACGATCACGGCGCGAAGCACGCGCCACGGCCCGGTCATCTCCGACATCGGCGGTGCGACCGAAGGCATCGTCTCGTCCACGCGCCCGGCCTACGTGCTGGCGATGCGCTGGACGGCGCTCGACAAGGACAGCGGCACGCTCGACGCCGCACTTGCCTTCAACACGGCGCGCACGGTGCCCGAGTTCATCGCCGCAGCGGGCAAGCACCTGGCGCCGATGCAGAACATGGTGGTGGCCGATGTCGACGGCCGCATCGGCTTCGTGGCCGCTGGCCGCGTGCCGGTGCGCAAGCCCGAGAACGACCTCAAGGGCCTGGTGCCCGCGCCGGGCTGGGATGCACGCTACGACTGGGCAGGTGTGCTCGAGCCGACCTGGACGCCGCGCGAGACCGACCCGCCGCGCGGCTGGATCGCCACCGCCAACCAGCGCATCCACGACGCTTCCTACCCGCACTTCCTCACCAGCGAGTGGGCGGCGCCGTACCGGCAGCAGCGCATCGAGCAGTTGCTGGCCGCCAAGCCGAAGCACAGCCTGGAGAGCCTGCGGCAGATCCAGGCCGACGTGGTCTCGCTCGGCACGCAGCGGCTGATGCCGTTCCTGCGCAAGGCCCAATCTCAGCACGCGCTGGCCAGTGCTGCGCAGAAGGAGCTGGCGGGGTTCGACGGCACGATGGCGGCCGACAAGGCCGCGCCGCTCATCGCCTGGGCCTGGGCGCGGCAGCTCACGAACGGCATCTTCCGCGACGAGGTGGGCGCCGCGCAGTTCGACCGACTGATCGCCACCCGCAGTTTCCGCGAAGGGCTGGAGGGCGCGCTGGAGCGCAACGATGCCTGGTGGTGCGACGACAAGAGCACGCCCGCGCAAGAGAGCTGCCAGGACCAGGTCGATTCGGCGTTCACCCGCGCGCTCGACGAGCTGCAGGCGCTGCAAGGTGCCGATGTGACGAAGTGGCAGTGGGGCAAGGCGCACCAGGCGCGGTCAGAACACCGGCCGTTCAGCCGGGTGAAGCTCCTGGCCAAGTACTTCGAGCTGCGTACGCCAGTGGGCGGCGACACCTACACGGTGAACGTGTCGCGGGTGTCGCAGAAGCCCGACGCGACGACCGGTGAGCTCTATCTCGACGAGCACGGGCCGTCGTTCCGGGCGCTGTATGACCTGGGTGACCCGAGCAAGTCACGCTTCATGCATTCGACGGGGCAGTCGGGGATCGTGTTTTCGCCGCTGTACCGCAGCTTTGTTGACCGCTGGCGCGATGTGCAGGGCGTGCCGGTCTGGGCGTCTGAGCCGGCGAAGCATGTGTTGGTGTTGAAGCCTCGGGCTTCCTGA